One region of Daphnia pulicaria isolate SC F1-1A chromosome 7, SC_F0-13Bv2, whole genome shotgun sequence genomic DNA includes:
- the LOC124348608 gene encoding uncharacterized protein LOC124348608: MMLVETATNIRMETFDDSEVGSPDTESQIYNILKDLMVTSRTTIKDQSDKLWDSVFWREENYRPDRTTKTLIEIFDILDAETQKKLVDMFQKAETSISKYDKRRGEHLRRENSKSNENERRSQAMDQEVSSRNQTEKWELAIGLSQSTEQNRNAENKERIQHNYDSDSWADVDRISSAISGKMANDSDSSRWVEMWKEDVEKLLQESRNYVRWNGEKFVPKPMQLSKINLDKFRDSQSFQDRTVRVRYTNAELSVPIKFMEHAELVVTDEWNNMKDEIKATTALLKANVMNLVKTNTELGNVKNNLNDTSIYLTNKFDGTIQELEKTRANVNDLSTKLNTTEKEMKIMTGNLPTELKAITNQLKTTEDKLRNELRATSSHLETTITTNLNTTRTELRSTANNVIMDLTTKLNTRTSEIVDIGRRPTSCSDVQRMGHKISGFFLVEGSKKMEMVFCNFYPDRNETQKWIGYADVKSAPVHFYVQRNSSFSTKNTPIPFELVRVNEGNAMNLLTGKFTAPRTGIYFFSFTGTGDFFSIAQIGIGLYVNGIQMGSGRIQKQNTNGHQMAPLSIQSTLNLKTGDQVWVQNYHTPTSSLVNFLQDNSVEHLTHFTGFMLEEEIAASL, translated from the exons ATGATGCTGGTGGAAACGGCCACCAACATCCGAATGGAAACATTTGATGACTCCGAGGTCGGGTCTCCGGACACGGAGTCTCAAATTTATAATATTCTAAAGGATTTAATGGTCACGTCCAGGACGACCATTAAGGATCAAAGCGACAAGTTGTGGGACTCTGTTTTCTGGCGTGAGGAAAATTACCGACCGGACAGGACGACGAAaactttgattgaaattttcgACATACTGGACGCGGAAACTCAAAAGAAACTGGTGGATATGTTTCAAAAAGCGGAGACTTCGATTAGTAAATACGATAAAAGAAGAGGGGAACATTTACGTCGTGAAAATAGTAAatcaaacgaaaatgaaagaagatcACAGGCAATGGATCAAGAGGTATCCAGCCGCAATCAAACCGAAAAATGGGAACTTGCAATAGGCCTAAGTCAGTCGACTgaacaaaatagaaatgcagagaataaagaaagaattcaACACAATTATGACTCCGACAGTTGGGCTGACGTGGACAGAATCAGTTCAGCCATTTCAGGGAAAATGGCAAACGATTCCGATAGTTCCCGATGGGTCGAAATGTGGAAAGAAGACgtggaaaaattattacaagAAAGTAGAAACTACGTCCGATGGAACGGAGAGAAGTTCGTGCCCAAACCCATGCAACTGAGCAAAATCAATTTGGACAAATTTCGTGACTCCCAATCGTTTCAGGATCGTACCGTCCGTGTCCGTTACACCAACGCAGAACTGTCGGTACCGATCAAATTTATGGAACACGCTGAATTGGTCGTCACTGACGAATGGAACAATATGAAGGATGAAATCAAAG CCACTACAGCTCTCTTAAAAGCAAATGTGATGAACCTGGTAAAAACAAATACTGAACTGGGGAATGTGAAGAATAATTTAAATGACACGAGCATTTATTTAACTAATAAATTCGACG GAACTATCCAGGAATTGGAGAAAACGAGGGCCAATGTCAATGATttatcaacaaaattaaaca CGAcagaaaaagagatgaaaatCATGACCGGAAATTTGCCAACGGAACTCAAAG cAATTACTAATCAACTCAAAACCACCGAAGACAAGTTGAGAAACGAACTgagag CAACTTCAAGTCATTTGGAAACTACAATAACAACCAATTTGAACACAACGAGGACGGAACTGAGAAGCACGGCGAATAATGTCATTATGGATCtgacaacaaaattaaata CCAGGACGAGTGAAATCGTTGACATTGGTAGAAGGCCAACTTCCTGTTCGGATGTGCAGCGAATGGGGCATAAAATTAGTGGATTCTTTTTAGTGGAAGGAtcgaagaaaatggaaatggttTTCTGTAACTTTTATCCTGATCGAAATG aaacacaaaaatggatcggatacgccgacgtcaaatcagcgcccgtccatttctacgtccaaAGAAATTCTTCGTTCTCCACGAAAAACACTCCAATTCCATTTGAGTTGGTGcgggtgaacgagggaaatgccatgAATTTGCTAAcggggaaattcacggcaccgcgaacgggaatttatttcttttcattcacgGGAACAGGAGATTTTTTTAGCATTGCCCAAATAGGAATTGGTCTTTATGTGAACGGGATTCAAATGGGGTCAGGTAGAATTCAAAAACAGAATACCAATGGTCATCAAATGGCTCCGTTGAGCATAcagtcgacgctgaacttGAAGACGGGCGATCAAGTCTGGGTGCAGAATTATCATACGCCAACATCATCATTAGTTAATTTTTTGCAGGACAACAGTGTTGAGCACCTCACACATTTCActggtttcatgttggaggaggaaattgccgCGTCCCTCTGA
- the LOC124348610 gene encoding trypsin-1-like isoform X1 — MKGLTVSIIWIAVCYAAVAKAQNFLHNSNTDLAAENSCYTTDGEIGKCTSVRSCYPELKLSELRNSKLWAASTRGTCHYVQTNGKQVYGVCCPSQPAASRMQPRNIDSVVIDSLIDRKNEGVSPEAETTMIIMDRQTGCGAGPFRSLNTNEQKIVGGTEAIKNSWPGIVALKNNGRQFCGGSLMSPTHILTAAHCVAHMSSWDVSRLTVELGMHVLKPISDAQVSKKVRRVTRHKGFDSRTLYNDIAILTMESPVLFTSKISPVCLPPAGSTDQYTDKDAAVIGWGALKEGGSQPNALQQVTVQIIANSKCKSSYGSDAPGGIVDHMLCAAYPGKDACSGDSGGPLLVQSSPGSPWIQAGIVSWGIGCAQAKYPGVYTRVTSFMNWIGKNTV, encoded by the exons ATGAAAGGACTCACAGTTTCCATCATTTGGATTGCAGTTTGCTATGCCGCAGTCGCC AAGGCGCAGAATTTTCTGCACAACTCCAACACGGACTTGGCAGCTGAAAATTCCTGCTATACGACGGATGGTGAAATTGGCAAATGCACATCGGTCCGCTCCTGTTACCCGGAATTAAAGTTGTCCGAATTGAGAAATTCGAAATTGTGGGCTGCCAGTACACGCGGTACTTGCCATTACGTCCAAACAAATGGCAAACAG gtCTATGGAGTGTGTTGCCCATCACAGCCAGCAGCCTCAAGAATGCAACCTCGAAATATCGACTCGGTAGTCATTGACAGTCTGAtcgatcgaaaaaatgaaggaGTATCTCCGGAAGCCGAAACTACTATGATTATTATGGACAGACAAACCGGCTGCGGTGCAGGCCCATTCAGATCATTGAACACTAACGAACAGAAGATCGTTGGTGGTACCGAAGCCATTAAGAATTCCTGGCCTGGCATA GTGGCACTGAAGAACAACGGCCGTCAATTCTGTGGTGGATCGTTGATGTCTCCGACTCACATCCTGACAGCGGCTCATTGCGTAGCTCA TATGTCTTCGTGGGACGTTTCACGATTGACCGTGGAGCTGGGCATGCACGTTCTCAAACCGATCAGTGACGCCCAAGTGTCGAAGAAAGTCCGTCGCGTGACCCGACACAAAGGATTCGATTCGAGGACCTTG TACAACGACATTGCCATTTTGACGATGGAGTCTCCCGTGTTATTCACGTCCAAGATTTCACCTGTCTGCTTGCCACCAGCAGGATCAACTGACCAATACACCGACAAAGATGCAGCGGTAATAGGATGGGGAGCCCTGAAAGAAG GTGGATCTCAGCCAAATGCGCTGCAGCAAGTCACCGTTCAGATCATTGCCAATTCAAAATGCAAAAGCAGCTACGGGAGTGACGCTCCTGGAGGGATCGTCGATCACATGCTGTGCGCTGCTTATCCCGGCAAAGATGCTTGCAGT GGTGACAGTGGCGGTCCACTTCTCGTCCAGTCGTCCCCAGGATCCCCTTGGATCCAGGCTGGAATCGTCAGTTGGGGAATCGGATGCGCCCAAGCGAAATATCCCGGAGTGTACACCAGAGTGACGTCTTTTATGAACTGGATCGGGAAAAACACCGTCTGA
- the LOC124348610 gene encoding trypsin-1-like isoform X2, producing MKGLTVSIIWIAVCYAAVAAQNFLHNSNTDLAAENSCYTTDGEIGKCTSVRSCYPELKLSELRNSKLWAASTRGTCHYVQTNGKQVYGVCCPSQPAASRMQPRNIDSVVIDSLIDRKNEGVSPEAETTMIIMDRQTGCGAGPFRSLNTNEQKIVGGTEAIKNSWPGIVALKNNGRQFCGGSLMSPTHILTAAHCVAHMSSWDVSRLTVELGMHVLKPISDAQVSKKVRRVTRHKGFDSRTLYNDIAILTMESPVLFTSKISPVCLPPAGSTDQYTDKDAAVIGWGALKEGGSQPNALQQVTVQIIANSKCKSSYGSDAPGGIVDHMLCAAYPGKDACSGDSGGPLLVQSSPGSPWIQAGIVSWGIGCAQAKYPGVYTRVTSFMNWIGKNTV from the exons ATGAAAGGACTCACAGTTTCCATCATTTGGATTGCAGTTTGCTATGCCGCAGTCGCC GCGCAGAATTTTCTGCACAACTCCAACACGGACTTGGCAGCTGAAAATTCCTGCTATACGACGGATGGTGAAATTGGCAAATGCACATCGGTCCGCTCCTGTTACCCGGAATTAAAGTTGTCCGAATTGAGAAATTCGAAATTGTGGGCTGCCAGTACACGCGGTACTTGCCATTACGTCCAAACAAATGGCAAACAG gtCTATGGAGTGTGTTGCCCATCACAGCCAGCAGCCTCAAGAATGCAACCTCGAAATATCGACTCGGTAGTCATTGACAGTCTGAtcgatcgaaaaaatgaaggaGTATCTCCGGAAGCCGAAACTACTATGATTATTATGGACAGACAAACCGGCTGCGGTGCAGGCCCATTCAGATCATTGAACACTAACGAACAGAAGATCGTTGGTGGTACCGAAGCCATTAAGAATTCCTGGCCTGGCATA GTGGCACTGAAGAACAACGGCCGTCAATTCTGTGGTGGATCGTTGATGTCTCCGACTCACATCCTGACAGCGGCTCATTGCGTAGCTCA TATGTCTTCGTGGGACGTTTCACGATTGACCGTGGAGCTGGGCATGCACGTTCTCAAACCGATCAGTGACGCCCAAGTGTCGAAGAAAGTCCGTCGCGTGACCCGACACAAAGGATTCGATTCGAGGACCTTG TACAACGACATTGCCATTTTGACGATGGAGTCTCCCGTGTTATTCACGTCCAAGATTTCACCTGTCTGCTTGCCACCAGCAGGATCAACTGACCAATACACCGACAAAGATGCAGCGGTAATAGGATGGGGAGCCCTGAAAGAAG GTGGATCTCAGCCAAATGCGCTGCAGCAAGTCACCGTTCAGATCATTGCCAATTCAAAATGCAAAAGCAGCTACGGGAGTGACGCTCCTGGAGGGATCGTCGATCACATGCTGTGCGCTGCTTATCCCGGCAAAGATGCTTGCAGT GGTGACAGTGGCGGTCCACTTCTCGTCCAGTCGTCCCCAGGATCCCCTTGGATCCAGGCTGGAATCGTCAGTTGGGGAATCGGATGCGCCCAAGCGAAATATCCCGGAGTGTACACCAGAGTGACGTCTTTTATGAACTGGATCGGGAAAAACACCGTCTGA
- the LOC124348616 gene encoding uncharacterized protein LOC124348616 has protein sequence MESDPESAPKSQGKIRSNFLLTCSIINILISSLCERFFLEDSWRPLIGQNKWGSITYIVAGLLGFSASYKPTRPIIISTTVFSSLSICFALISGCITLAQGFSQCPTTYFPSPSGNNGVCYFQVKQLVLAIVNLVSFVNNVIVIVLLSRVFVCKCCLSADSSVPVQLVVQNPPQPTPMWVIPPDGQQPQLQSHPTVVYSPYQLQPVPQQEQQQWQTDQHQHPPGFMDHKDPICW, from the exons ATGGAGTCAGACCCAGAATCTGCACCCAAATCCCAGGGCAAAATCCGATCGAATTTTCTTCTGACCTGTTCCATCAtcaacattttgatttcttcgcTTTGCGAACGTTTTTTTCTGGAG GATAGTTGGAGACCATTGATCGGCCAAAATAAGTGGGGATCGATCACGTATATCGTGGCGGGATTACTCGGCTTCAGCGCTTCCTACAAGCCAACAAGACCAAT AATTATTTCGACgacggttttttcttctttatcaaTCTGCTTCGCTCTCATTTCCGGATGTATAACTTTGGCTCAAGGCTTCAGTCAGTGCCCAACGACTTACTTTCCGAGTCCTTCTGGGAATAATG GAGTTTGTTACTTTCAAGTTAAACAGCTAGTCTTGGCCATCGTCAACCTCGTCTCTTTCGTTAACAATGTTATCGTCATTGTTTTGTTGAGTAGAGTCTTCGTCTGTAAATGTTGCCTGTCCGCCGACTCGTCAGTCCCAGTTCAGTTGGTAGTTCAGAATCCGCCGCAACCGACGCCCATGTGGGTCATTCCCCCGGATGGACAGCAGCCACAACTTCAGTCTCACCCGACGGTGGTCTACTCGCCATACCAACTGCAACCGGTACCCCaacaagagcagcagcaatggCAGACGGATCAACATCAACATCCACCCGGATTCATGGATCATAAAGATCCCATTTGTTGGTGA